In a single window of the Branchiostoma floridae strain S238N-H82 chromosome 2, Bfl_VNyyK, whole genome shotgun sequence genome:
- the LOC118409566 gene encoding BTB/POZ domain-containing protein 2-like, with the protein MYNWQASKTTVKDRLAYMFNNEVMSDVHFIVGRGEGMQRIPAHKFVLAIGSAVFDAMFNGGMATTSAEVELPDVEPAAFLALLRFLYSDEVQIGPETVMTTLYTAKKYAVPALESACVDFLKKNLSSDNAFMLLTQARLFDEPQLAQLCLETIDKNTSEALAAEGFVDIDLDTLNVVLERDTLGIRECKLFVAVVRWAEHECQRQQLAATPENKRRALGQALRLIRFPLMTIEEFASGPAQSGILTDREVVSLFLHFTVNPKPPVEFLDSPRCCLTGKEQTINRFQQVESRWGYSGTSDRIRFVVNRHIFVVGFGLYGSIHGPTDYQVNIQIIQTDSGTVLGQNDTGFSCDGSDATFRVMFKEPVEIQPNVSYTACATLKGPDSHYGTKGMRKVIHESPSSGKVIFQFTYAAGNNNGTSVEDGQIPEIIFYT; encoded by the exons TTTGTGTTGGCCATTGGTAGTGCAGTGTTTGATGCCATGTTTAACGGGGGCATGGCCACCACTTCAGCTGAAGTAGAGCTGCCAGACGTAGAGCCTGCTGCTTTCCTTGCTCTCCTACGTTTCCTTTATTCCGACGAAGTTCAGATTGGACCAGAAACTGTCATGACTACGCTTTATACTGCGAAAAAGTATGCCGTTCCTGCCTTAGAGTCGGCATGTGTGGACTTTCTTAAGAAGAATTTGAGCAGCGACAACGCCTTCATGCTCCTGACCCAGGCCCGTCTGTTTGATGAGCCACAACTGGCCCAGCTTTGCCTGGAGACGATTGACAAGAACACTTCAGAAGCTCTTGCAGCGGAGGGTTTCGTGGACATTGACTTGGACACGCTGAATGTGGTCCTGGAGCGAGACACCCTGGGAATCCGCGAGTGCAAGTTATTCGTCGCCGTTGTCAGGTGGGCCGAGCACGAGTGCCAGAGACAGCAGCTGGCCGCCACCCCGGAAAACAAGCGCCGTGCGCTGGGACAGGCCCTGCGCCTCATCCGCTTTCCTCTCATGACCATCGAAGAGTTTGCCTCCGGTCCGGCGCAGTCCGGGATCCTGACGGACCGAGAGGTCGTCAGTCTATTTCTACACTTCACGGTGAACCCCAAACCTCCGGTGGAATTCCTGGACTCACCGCGGTGCTGTCTGACAGGGAAGGAGCAGACCATCAACCGCTTCCAGCAGGTGGAGAGTCGCTGGGGGTACAGTGGGACCTCTGATCGCATCAG GTTTGTGGTGAACAGACACATCTTTGTTGTTGGGTTTGGTCTGTATGGATCCATTCATGGACCCACTGACTACCAAGTCAACATCCAG ATTATCCAGACAGACTCGGGGACTGTGCTGGGGCAGAACGATACTGGGTTCAGCTGTGACGGCTCAGATGCCACCTTCCGCGTGATGTTTAAGGAACCTGTGGAGATCCAACCCAACGTCAGCTACACCGCTTGTGCAACTCTCAAG GGTCCTGATTCTCATTATGGAACAAAAGGCATGCGGAAGGTCATCCACGAGTCGCCAAGCAGCGGTAAGGTCATTTTCCAGTTCACGTACGCTGCCGGCAACAACAACGGGACATCAGTGGAGGATGGACAGATCCCAGAAATCATCTTCTACACGTAA